Proteins from one Mycolicibacter virginiensis genomic window:
- a CDS encoding TetR/AcrR family transcriptional regulator, with amino-acid sequence MAKQPVAEKRQRRERGSINPDDIIDGAFELAEQIGVDNLSMPLLGKHLGVGVTSIYWYFRKKDDLLNAMTTRALRQYTFATPYVEAKDWRQTLSNHAHSMRSTFLGNPILCDLILIRAALSPRAAQLGVQEVERAIASLVEAGLSPQDAFDTYSTVSVHIRGSVVLQRLYEKNRASDAEGPSDFEEALVIDPAVTPLLAETTRQGHRVGAADDANFEYGLNCILDHAERLIEKNAKPPRRRTAPTSSPKTR; translated from the coding sequence GTGGCAAAGCAGCCAGTCGCCGAGAAACGGCAACGGCGCGAACGCGGATCGATCAACCCCGATGACATCATCGACGGCGCGTTCGAGCTCGCCGAACAGATCGGCGTCGACAACCTGAGCATGCCGTTGCTCGGTAAACATCTCGGCGTCGGCGTGACGAGCATTTACTGGTACTTCCGCAAGAAGGACGACCTCCTCAATGCGATGACCACCCGGGCCCTACGCCAGTACACATTCGCCACCCCGTACGTGGAGGCCAAGGACTGGCGTCAGACGTTGAGCAATCACGCACACAGCATGCGGTCGACGTTTCTGGGCAACCCGATCTTGTGCGATCTCATCCTGATTCGGGCCGCACTGAGCCCGCGAGCCGCGCAGCTCGGCGTCCAGGAAGTGGAGCGGGCGATCGCCAGCCTGGTGGAGGCCGGCTTGTCGCCGCAGGATGCTTTCGACACCTATTCGACAGTCTCGGTGCACATCCGCGGGTCGGTGGTGCTGCAGCGGCTCTATGAGAAGAACCGGGCATCGGATGCCGAGGGGCCGTCTGATTTCGAGGAGGCCCTCGTCATCGACCCGGCCGTGACCCCGCTGCTGGCAGAGACCACCCGCCAGGGCCATCGGGTCGGCGCAGCAGATGACGCCAACTTCGAATACGGGCTCAACTGCATTCTCGACCACGCCGAGCGGCTGATCGAGAAGAACGCCAAGCCGCCGCGGCGTCGCACCGCGCCGACTTCGTCGCCTAAAACCCGCTAG